The region TTTTATGCCGGGGTACGTCCCCAGGTCGTTCTCTGTTCCAACGGGTTCATGAACCGCTATGGGTTTCCGGACCCGGGAGTGGTTGAGGCGGCTTCGTCGGCTGCTGGCGGCCGGGTTTTCACTACGGCGAGGAATGGTCGGGTTGTTTGCGTCTGGGACGGGCCAACAGGGCGGCTTGTAGTCCGGCCCACGGTTCTCTTGCCATGAATGTCCGTCTGATATAGAAGTACGAATAGGGGTCGAATTAGGCTCTGAAAATAAGTAAAGGGAGGCGGTTGGCCTGCACGGCAGCCGAGGTGGACGGACCAATAGATGAACAACGACGTCAGACAGACTTTGCGTGAAGCCGTTAAGCGGATGCCCGCATTCCCACAGAGCATGCAGCATATCCTGGAGCTGTCCGGGGACATCAACTGCTCCCAGAAGGATCAGGTCGAAGTCATAAAAAAAGATCCGGTCTTTACCCTCAAGATATTGCGCCTGGTCAATTCTCCCTATTTCGGTTTGTCCAGGGAGATCACTTCCATCAACCACGCCAGCGTCTACCTTGGGCAGAACACGCTCAAGAATGTGGCCCTCGGCTTGGCTGCGGTAGACGCCATCCCCCGGTCCGCCGCCGACAAGCTGGATATGGGGGCGTTCTGGCTCCATTCCCTGGCCGTTGCCACCTGCGCTGCCATGCTCGGCCGCAAGCTCGGGGTTTCCCGAGACGAGGTATCCACCTTTTTTGCCGTCGGTCTGCTGCATGATCTCGGCAAGGTCGTCTTTGCCCTGTATATGCCGGAGCAGTATGAATCCGTCATTCGCGCGGCAGCCGAGCCGGGGAACATCCTGCATGAGTGCGAGCGTGAAATTCTCGGGGCCACCCATGCGGAGGCCGGCGGGTTGCTGGCCGAGAAGTGGAACCTGCCCGAAGAGATGCGGGATACCATCGCAGCCCACCACTCCATAGGGGAAGGTGGTTCTTTCATGTTGACGGACTGCCTGTTCGCAGCCAATCAGATCAGTAAAAGCCTGTCCTTCGGTTCGGCGTGGGATTTCCATGTGGAACCGCTGCCCTCGGGCGTGCAGAACCGGCTGGGCATGACCATAAGCGAACTCATCAAGGACATGCCGACCTTGGGAAAGGAAGTGGAGAACGCGCGTATTTTCGTCAGGCTTGGGGAATTCCGATGAGCCGCGCTGTGTTCCTGAGTGCAAGTCGGCGTGGAGCACCAACCTGGAAAAACTGGAAATCCCGTCTTGAATTTGCCGAAGTGTTGCGCTTTTCATGAGAAAATGACATTGAAACATATCTCCAACTCAAGATGATGAGACTTACGGGAGGGCGAAAGATGAAAGCGTTGATCGTGGATGACGATTTTTATAGCCGGAACATGATTCACGAAATACTTCGCCAGGTCGCCAAATGCGACATCGCAGTGAACGGCGAGGAGGCCATCGAGGCCTTTCGGCGCGGACTGCTCGACGGCGAGCCCTACGATTTGATTTGTCTTGATCTGCTCATGCCCGAACTGGACGGCCAGCAGGCTTTGCGCGAAATTCGAAACCTTGAGCAGGAAAACGGCGTCAGCCCGCATAGCGAGTCCAAGG is a window of uncultured Pseudodesulfovibrio sp. DNA encoding:
- a CDS encoding HDOD domain-containing protein, translated to MNNDVRQTLREAVKRMPAFPQSMQHILELSGDINCSQKDQVEVIKKDPVFTLKILRLVNSPYFGLSREITSINHASVYLGQNTLKNVALGLAAVDAIPRSAADKLDMGAFWLHSLAVATCAAMLGRKLGVSRDEVSTFFAVGLLHDLGKVVFALYMPEQYESVIRAAAEPGNILHECEREILGATHAEAGGLLAEKWNLPEEMRDTIAAHHSIGEGGSFMLTDCLFAANQISKSLSFGSAWDFHVEPLPSGVQNRLGMTISELIKDMPTLGKEVENARIFVRLGEFR
- a CDS encoding response regulator; amino-acid sequence: MKALIVDDDFYSRNMIHEILRQVAKCDIAVNGEEAIEAFRRGLLDGEPYDLICLDLLMPELDGQQALREIRNLEQENGVSPHSESKVIVTTMLADEKETHDAFFLGGATSYLVKPIDEAKLMDEIKSLGLI